One window from the genome of Elaeis guineensis isolate ETL-2024a chromosome 5, EG11, whole genome shotgun sequence encodes:
- the LOC105045344 gene encoding glucan endo-1,3-beta-glucosidase yields the protein MHISRQSRDKSLLELFSMANRSKVSRAAVALLIGLLVAIPTGVKSIGVCYGMNGNNLPQPSAVVNLYKSKNINAMRLYDPNQAALQALKGSNIQLILDVPNTRLQSLASSPSAANNWVQQNVKAYSSGVSFKYIAVGNEVIPGAEAQYVLPAMRNIYSALSSAGLQNQIKVSTAVATSVLGKSFPPSQGAFSSAAMTYLSPIVQFLASNGAPLLVNVYPYFSYVNNPNQINIEYALFTSPGTVVTDGQYKYQNLFDAIVDAIYAALEKVGGSNVAIVVSESGWPSAGGTAATINNAKTYNQNLINHVGQGTPRRSGKAIEAYIFEMFNENLKSSGIEQNFGLFYPNMQPVYPINFT from the exons ATGCATATATCAAGGCAATCTAGAGATAAATCTCTATTAGAATTATTCTCCATGGCAAACCGAAGCAAAGTATCCAGGGCTGCCGTTGCATTACTCATTGGACTCCTCGTAGCAATCCCAACag GGGTGAAATCCATTGGTGTGTGTTATGGAATGAATGGAAACAATCTGCCCCAACCAAGTGCTGTGGTGAACCtctataaatctaaaaatatcaacGCAATGAGGCTTTATGATCCAAACCAAGCTGCTCTCCAGGCCCTCAAGGGTTCCAACATCCAACTCATCTTGGATGTCCCAAATACTCGTCTCCAATCATTGGCTTCTAGCCCTTCAGCAGCTAACAATTGGGTCCAGCAAAATGTGAAGGCCTATTCTTCTGGTGTTTCATTTAAATACATCGCAGTTGGAAATGAAGTGATTCCTGGAGCTGAAGCCCAATATGTGCTCCCTGCCATGAGAAACATCTATTCAGCTCTTTCCTCCGCTGGCCTACAAAACCAAATAAAAGTCTCAACTGCAGTCGCCACTTCAGTCCTTGGGAAATCATTTCCTCCCTCACAAGGGGCATTCTCTTCTGCTGCAATGACATATTTGAGTCCAATAGTTCAATTTTTGGCTAGTAATGGAGCACCACTCCTGGTAAATGTATACCCCTACTTCAGTTATGTGAATAACCCGAACCAAATCAACATTGAATATGCCTTGTTTACTTCCCCGGGGACTGTAGTGACAGATGGACAATATAAATATCAGAACCTCTTTGATGCTATAGTTGATGCAATTTATGCGGCATTGGAGAAGGTCGGAGGGTCTAATGTGGCGATAGTGGTGTCAGAGAGCGGTTGGCCATCAGCTGGTGGTACTGCAGCAACCATCAACAATGCAAAGACATATAATCAGAATTTGATCAATCATGTTGGTCAAGGGACTCCAAGGAGATCTGGAAAGGCTATAGAGGCTTACATATTCGAGATGTTCAATGAGAATCTGAAATCATCGGGAATTGAACAAAACTTTGGACTGTTTTACCCAAATATGCAACCAGTCTACCCAATCAACTTTACTTGA